One window of the Corynebacterium glutamicum ATCC 13032 genome contains the following:
- a CDS encoding phytoene desaturase family protein, producing the protein MTFRGGNTGAKHAVVVGSGPNGLTTAAVLAKAGWQVDVYEAAPTPGGAARSESVLGEGTISDLGAAGHPFGVASPAFHYLGLEDHGLEWAYSPFAMAHPLDYGRAGLLETSLPETAKKLGPDARRWKNLHQGLTKNIDKHLANLLGPVLKWPAHPIRMAKFGPFALLPAKRLASAAFETEEARSLFIGSAMHSVTPPHKPMTASLGLLFGALGMSRGWPVAVGGSGRIVDALVNVINHHGGTIHCDSQIDSLSQFRDTDAIILNQTPSQVLKLKGTDLNAGLPQRMSTWKHGPSSYKVDYLLDGPIPWSNPQVGQATTVHVGGSSEEIAFAEAEVAAGRMPERPFIILCQQQVADPSRAREGRHVVWAYAHVPRGFVDKRAALLITAQIERFAPGFRDRIVHSVDTNAEDLEAWNPNLVGGDITAGSALLRRMPTKIGEKTYMASASNAPGGGVHGMPGWWAAQAVLADHR; encoded by the coding sequence GTGACATTTCGAGGCGGAAACACTGGCGCAAAGCACGCGGTCGTTGTTGGTTCTGGCCCCAATGGGTTGACCACGGCGGCGGTGCTGGCCAAAGCAGGTTGGCAAGTAGATGTGTATGAGGCGGCGCCAACCCCTGGAGGGGCGGCGCGCTCAGAAAGCGTTCTGGGGGAGGGGACTATCAGCGATTTGGGTGCCGCAGGGCATCCTTTCGGGGTGGCAAGCCCAGCTTTTCACTATTTGGGTCTGGAAGATCACGGCCTGGAATGGGCGTATTCTCCCTTTGCGATGGCCCACCCGTTAGATTATGGCAGGGCCGGACTGCTGGAAACGTCACTCCCAGAGACCGCCAAAAAGCTTGGACCTGATGCACGTCGTTGGAAGAATTTGCACCAGGGCTTAACCAAAAACATTGATAAACACTTGGCCAATCTATTAGGGCCGGTGCTGAAATGGCCAGCACATCCGATTCGGATGGCAAAGTTTGGCCCATTTGCGTTGCTGCCCGCGAAACGTCTAGCCAGTGCCGCTTTTGAAACAGAAGAAGCCCGATCCCTGTTTATCGGTTCGGCGATGCACTCGGTGACTCCACCACACAAGCCGATGACCGCATCACTTGGATTGCTTTTTGGCGCTCTGGGGATGTCGCGAGGATGGCCGGTTGCAGTTGGGGGAAGCGGACGGATCGTCGATGCTCTGGTCAATGTCATAAACCATCACGGTGGCACCATTCACTGCGATTCACAGATTGATTCCCTCTCACAATTCCGCGACACCGATGCCATTATTCTGAACCAAACCCCCTCACAGGTGCTGAAACTCAAAGGAACTGACCTTAATGCAGGGCTTCCGCAACGCATGAGCACCTGGAAACACGGACCAAGTTCCTACAAAGTGGACTACCTCCTCGACGGACCAATTCCCTGGAGCAATCCCCAGGTAGGCCAGGCCACAACCGTCCATGTGGGCGGAAGCTCTGAGGAAATCGCTTTCGCAGAAGCAGAAGTCGCAGCGGGGCGGATGCCCGAACGCCCGTTTATCATTTTGTGCCAACAACAAGTGGCGGATCCTTCACGCGCCCGGGAGGGGCGCCACGTCGTGTGGGCCTACGCGCATGTGCCGCGGGGTTTCGTCGATAAGCGAGCTGCTTTATTAATCACTGCGCAGATTGAACGCTTCGCCCCCGGTTTCCGTGATCGCATCGTGCATTCAGTGGATACCAACGCGGAGGATTTAGAGGCGTGGAACCCCAATCTTGTTGGCGGAGACATCACCGCAGGGTCCGCGCTGCTTCGGCGAATGCCGACCAAAATCGGCGAGAAAACGTACATGGCATCCGCCTCCAACGCGCCGGGCGGGGGAGTCCACGGAATGCCCGGCTGGTGGGCAGCGCAAGCCGTTTTAGCAGATCACAGGTAG
- a CDS encoding SIMPL domain-containing protein (The SIMPL domain is named for its presence in mouse protein SIMPL (signalling molecule that associates with mouse pelle-like kinase). Bacterial member BP26, from Brucella, was shown to assemble into a channel-like structure, while YggE from E. coli has been associated with resistance to oxidative stress.), with amino-acid sequence MEPTVKASARHTIHVTADTWRIRLSASAHSHPNDAYARRATAISAIGSVLIDVPLQGERISESTAYDGQINADWNAEVTGTDVNIARDIISRLAAVPDVQVDGPLWSLSDSLAAEAAVEALQGAADTARNTATAIAESLGGQLGALLYATTDTHSSTPIPARAEMMAAKASIPPRTLDLELAPSDIEVTKEIAVTFEFLAG; translated from the coding sequence ATGGAGCCCACCGTAAAAGCCAGCGCGCGCCACACCATCCACGTCACCGCCGACACCTGGCGCATCCGCCTGAGTGCCTCAGCCCACTCACACCCCAACGACGCGTACGCGCGCCGGGCTACGGCAATTTCCGCCATAGGCAGCGTGCTTATCGACGTCCCCCTCCAAGGCGAACGCATCTCTGAATCCACTGCATACGACGGCCAAATCAACGCCGACTGGAACGCAGAAGTCACCGGCACCGATGTGAACATCGCACGCGACATCATCTCCCGGCTCGCAGCGGTGCCAGACGTTCAAGTCGACGGCCCGTTGTGGTCCTTGAGTGACAGTTTGGCTGCAGAGGCTGCTGTGGAGGCATTGCAAGGTGCTGCCGACACTGCGCGGAACACCGCGACCGCCATCGCAGAATCCCTCGGCGGGCAGCTAGGTGCACTTCTCTACGCAACAACCGACACCCACAGCTCCACACCGATACCAGCACGCGCAGAAATGATGGCAGCAAAAGCCTCCATACCACCGCGCACACTCGACCTAGAACTCGCCCCCTCTGACATCGAAGTCACCAAAGAAATCGCCGTGACCTTTGAATTCCTTGCAGGCTAA
- the rplJ gene encoding 50S ribosomal protein L10, protein MANPRNEAALAELKARFAETDTVVLTEYRGLTVAQTTELRKALGFDVQYSVAKNTLVKIAANEAGVEGLDDLLTGPTAVAFIKGEAVDTAKVLKKFGEENKAFVVKGGYMDGNALTAEQVNAIAELDNRETTLAKLAGAMKGSLAKAAGLFNAPASQVARLAVALQDKKDA, encoded by the coding sequence ATGGCAAACCCAAGAAACGAAGCAGCTCTGGCAGAGCTCAAGGCACGTTTCGCTGAGACCGACACCGTCGTTCTCACCGAGTACCGTGGCCTGACCGTGGCTCAGACCACCGAACTGCGTAAGGCACTGGGCTTCGATGTCCAGTACTCCGTCGCCAAGAACACCCTTGTTAAGATCGCCGCTAACGAAGCTGGCGTCGAGGGCCTTGATGATCTCCTGACCGGTCCAACCGCTGTTGCCTTCATCAAGGGCGAAGCAGTTGACACCGCTAAGGTGCTGAAGAAATTCGGCGAAGAAAACAAGGCATTCGTAGTCAAGGGTGGCTACATGGATGGCAACGCGCTGACCGCTGAACAGGTCAACGCAATCGCCGAGCTGGACAACCGTGAGACCACTCTCGCGAAGCTTGCCGGCGCCATGAAGGGCAGCTTGGCAAAGGCCGCAGGCCTGTTCAACGCTCCTGCTTCCCAGGTCGCACGCCTCGCCGTTGCGCTCCAGGACAAGAAGGACGCATAA
- the rplL gene encoding 50S ribosomal protein L7/L12, with protein MAKLTKDELIEAFKEMTLIELSEFVKEFEEVFDVTAAAPVAVAAAGAAGGEAAAAEEKDEFDVVLEDAGAKKIGVIKAVRELVSGLGLKEAKELVEGAPKAILEGANKDDAEAAKAKLEEAGAKVTLK; from the coding sequence ATGGCTAAGCTCACCAAAGACGAGCTCATCGAGGCTTTCAAGGAAATGACCCTCATCGAGCTCTCCGAGTTCGTTAAGGAATTCGAAGAGGTCTTCGACGTAACCGCAGCTGCTCCAGTTGCAGTTGCTGCTGCAGGCGCTGCAGGCGGCGAAGCTGCTGCTGCAGAAGAGAAGGACGAGTTCGACGTCGTTCTCGAAGACGCAGGCGCAAAGAAGATCGGCGTCATCAAGGCTGTCCGCGAGCTCGTCTCCGGCCTGGGCCTGAAGGAAGCAAAGGAGCTCGTTGAGGGCGCACCTAAGGCTATCCTCGAGGGCGCAAACAAGGACGACGCTGAGGCTGCAAAGGCTAAGCTCGAAGAGGCTGGCGCAAAGGTCACCCTTAAGTAA
- a CDS encoding DUF3068 domain-containing protein: protein MLPKSRIFSAILLGIGVALVVWGLVAPRFVHADGRLPLDLEATTYVLHDSDAQTTINSDPLAGVVTTPVTRQLHFEVMDPASADDATIRIGDSMLRGNPDTQGFEQERLLSATVSSFRIDRTSGEVLSDIALTNQLASPTVQYSVDGIWLKFPTDAQETTYNVVDPVLRSALPADFVESTEIDGREVLHYRQVIDNVNVAEYFADANNTTTLTKEDGGTTTGYFYHNVTRDFWVDQRTGLVVDLAENIDDFYGDRSGQKYEQKLLFDASLDDAAVSKLVAQAESIPDGDVSKIANTVGIVIGAVLALVGLAGCFGAFGKKRREA, encoded by the coding sequence ATGCTGCCTAAATCCCGGATTTTCTCCGCAATCTTGCTCGGAATTGGTGTGGCACTTGTGGTCTGGGGTCTGGTGGCTCCGCGCTTTGTGCACGCTGATGGCCGTTTGCCTCTTGATTTGGAGGCGACGACGTACGTTCTCCATGACTCTGACGCTCAGACCACTATTAATTCTGATCCGTTGGCCGGTGTGGTGACTACGCCGGTGACTCGTCAGTTGCATTTTGAGGTGATGGATCCGGCGAGTGCTGATGATGCCACTATTCGTATTGGTGATTCGATGTTGCGTGGTAATCCTGATACTCAGGGTTTTGAGCAGGAACGGCTCCTGTCAGCGACTGTGTCGAGTTTCCGCATTGATCGCACCTCTGGTGAGGTTTTGTCCGATATTGCGCTGACTAATCAGTTGGCGAGCCCTACGGTGCAGTATTCGGTGGATGGCATTTGGTTGAAGTTCCCAACTGACGCGCAGGAGACCACTTACAACGTGGTGGATCCGGTGCTGAGGTCTGCGCTGCCGGCGGATTTTGTGGAGTCCACGGAGATCGATGGCCGTGAGGTGCTGCATTACCGTCAGGTGATTGATAACGTGAATGTGGCGGAGTATTTCGCGGATGCCAACAACACCACCACGTTGACTAAAGAGGATGGCGGTACCACGACGGGCTATTTTTATCACAATGTGACTCGTGATTTTTGGGTGGATCAGCGTACCGGTTTGGTTGTCGATCTAGCTGAAAATATTGATGATTTTTACGGCGACCGCAGCGGCCAGAAGTACGAACAGAAATTGCTTTTCGACGCCTCCCTCGACGATGCAGCTGTCTCTAAGCTGGTTGCACAGGCCGAAAGCATCCCTGATGGAGATGTGAGCAAAATCGCAAATACCGTAGGTATTGTGATCGGTGCGGTATTGGCTCTCGTGGGCCTGGCCGGGTGTTTTGGGGCGTTTGGGAAGAAACGTCGAGAAGCTTAA
- a CDS encoding DNA-directed RNA polymerase subunit beta produces the protein MLEGPILAVSRQTKSVVDIPGAPQRYSFAKVSAPIEVPGLLDLQLDSYSWLIGTPEWRARQKEEFGEGARVTSGLENILEELSPIQDYSGNMSLSLSEPRFEDVKNTIDEAKEKDINYAAPLYVTAEFVNNTTGEIKSQTVFIGDFPMMTDKGTFIINGTERVVVSQLVRSPGVYFDQTIDKSTERPLHAVKVIPSRGAWLEFDVDKRDSVGVRIDRKRRQPVTVLLKALGWTTEQITERFGFSEIMMSTLESDGVANTDEALLEIYRKQRPGEQPTRDLAQSLLDNSFFRAKRYDLARVGRYKINRKLGLGGDHDGLMTLTEEDIATTIEYLVRLHAGERVMTSPNGEEIPVETDDIDHFGNRRLRTVGELIQNQVRVGLSRMERVVRERMTTQDAESITPTSLINVRPVSAAIREFFGTSQLSQFMDQNNSLSGLTHKRRLSALGPGGLSRERAGIEVRDVHPSHYGRMCPIETPEGPNIGLIGSLASYARVNPFGFIETPYRRIIDGKLTDQIDYLTADEEDRFVVAQANTHYDEEGNITDETVTVRLKDGDIAMVGRNAVDYMDVSPRQMVSVGTAMIPFLEHDDANRALMGANMQKQAVPLIRAEAPFVGTGMEQRAAYDAGDLVITPVAGVVENVSADFITIMADDGKRETYLLRKFQRTNQGTSYNQKPLVNLGERVEAGQVIADGPGTFNGEMSLGRNLLVAFMPWEGHNYEDAIILNQNIVEQDILTSIHIEEHEIDARDTKLGAEEITRDIPNVSEEVLKDLDDRGIVRIGADVRDGDILVGKVTPKGETELTPEERLLRAIFGEKAREVRDTSMKVPHGETGKVIGVRHFSREDDDDLAPGVNEMIRIYVAQKRKIQDGDKLAGRHGNKGVVGKILPQEDMPFLPDGTPVDIILNTHGVPRRMNIGQVLETHLGWLASAGWSVDPEDPENAELVKTLPADLLEVPAGSLTATPVFDGASNEELAGLLANSRPNRDGDVMVNADGKATLIDGRSGEPYPYPVSIGYMYMLKLHHLVDEKIHARSTGPYSMITQQPLGGKAQFGGQRFGEMEVWAMQAYGAAYTLQELLTIKSDDVVGRVKVYEAIVKGENIPDPGIPESFKVLLKELQSLCLNVEVLSADGTPMELAGDDDDFDQAGASLGINLSRDERSDADTA, from the coding sequence GTGCTGGAAGGACCCATCTTGGCAGTCTCCCGCCAGACCAAGTCAGTCGTCGATATTCCCGGTGCACCGCAGCGTTATTCTTTCGCGAAGGTGTCCGCACCCATTGAGGTGCCCGGGCTACTAGATCTTCAACTGGATTCTTACTCCTGGCTGATTGGTACGCCTGAGTGGCGTGCTCGTCAGAAGGAAGAATTCGGCGAGGGAGCCCGCGTAACCAGCGGCCTTGAGAACATTCTCGAGGAGCTCTCCCCAATCCAGGATTACTCTGGAAACATGTCCCTGAGCCTTTCGGAGCCACGCTTCGAAGACGTCAAGAACACCATTGACGAGGCGAAAGAAAAGGACATCAACTACGCGGCGCCACTGTATGTGACCGCGGAGTTCGTCAACAACACCACCGGTGAAATCAAGTCTCAGACTGTCTTCATCGGCGATTTCCCAATGATGACGGACAAGGGAACGTTCATCATCAACGGAACCGAACGCGTTGTGGTCAGCCAGCTCGTCCGCTCCCCGGGCGTGTACTTTGACCAGACCATCGATAAGTCAACTGAGCGTCCACTGCACGCCGTGAAGGTTATTCCTTCCCGTGGTGCTTGGCTTGAGTTTGACGTCGATAAGCGCGATTCGGTTGGTGTTCGTATTGACCGCAAGCGTCGCCAGCCAGTCACCGTACTGCTGAAGGCTCTTGGCTGGACCACTGAGCAGATCACCGAGCGTTTCGGTTTCTCTGAAATCATGATGTCCACCCTCGAGTCCGATGGTGTAGCAAACACCGATGAGGCATTGCTGGAGATCTACCGCAAGCAGCGTCCAGGCGAGCAGCCTACCCGCGACCTTGCGCAGTCCCTCCTGGACAACAGCTTCTTCCGTGCAAAGCGCTACGACCTGGCTCGCGTTGGTCGTTACAAGATCAACCGCAAGCTCGGCCTTGGTGGCGACCACGATGGTTTGATGACTCTTACTGAAGAGGACATCGCAACCACCATCGAGTACCTGGTGCGTCTGCACGCAGGTGAGCGCGTCATGACTTCTCCAAATGGTGAAGAGATCCCAGTCGAGACCGATGACATCGACCACTTTGGTAACCGTCGTCTGCGTACCGTTGGCGAACTGATCCAGAACCAGGTCCGTGTCGGCCTGTCCCGCATGGAGCGCGTTGTTCGTGAGCGTATGACCACCCAGGATGCGGAGTCCATTACTCCTACTTCCTTGATCAACGTTCGTCCTGTCTCTGCAGCTATCCGTGAGTTCTTCGGAACTTCCCAGCTGTCTCAGTTCATGGACCAGAACAACTCCCTGTCTGGTTTGACTCACAAGCGTCGTCTGTCGGCTCTGGGCCCGGGTGGTCTGTCCCGTGAGCGCGCCGGCATCGAGGTTCGAGACGTTCACCCATCTCACTACGGCCGTATGTGCCCAATTGAGACTCCGGAAGGTCCAAACATTGGCCTGATCGGTTCCTTGGCTTCCTATGCTCGAGTGAACCCATTCGGTTTCATTGAGACCCCATACCGTCGCATCATCGACGGCAAGCTGACCGACCAGATTGACTACCTTACCGCTGATGAGGAAGACCGCTTCGTTGTTGCGCAGGCAAACACGCACTACGACGAAGAGGGCAACATCACCGATGAGACCGTCACTGTTCGTCTGAAGGACGGCGACATCGCCATGGTTGGCCGCAACGCGGTTGATTACATGGACGTTTCCCCTCGTCAGATGGTTTCTGTTGGTACCGCGATGATTCCATTCCTGGAGCACGACGATGCTAACCGTGCACTGATGGGCGCGAACATGCAGAAGCAGGCTGTGCCACTGATTCGTGCCGAGGCTCCTTTCGTGGGCACCGGTATGGAGCAGCGCGCAGCATACGACGCCGGCGACCTGGTTATTACCCCAGTCGCAGGTGTGGTGGAAAACGTTTCAGCTGACTTCATCACCATCATGGCTGATGACGGCAAGCGCGAAACCTACCTGCTGCGTAAGTTCCAGCGCACCAACCAGGGCACCAGCTACAACCAGAAGCCTTTGGTTAACTTGGGCGAGCGCGTTGAAGCTGGCCAGGTTATTGCTGATGGTCCAGGTACCTTCAATGGTGAAATGTCCCTTGGCCGTAACCTTCTGGTTGCGTTCATGCCTTGGGAAGGCCACAACTACGAGGATGCGATCATCCTCAACCAGAACATCGTTGAGCAGGACATCTTGACCTCGATCCACATCGAGGAGCACGAGATCGATGCCCGCGACACTAAGCTTGGCGCCGAAGAAATCACCCGCGACATCCCTAATGTGTCTGAAGAAGTCCTCAAGGACCTCGACGACCGCGGTATTGTCCGCATCGGTGCTGATGTTCGTGACGGCGACATCCTGGTCGGTAAGGTCACCCCTAAGGGCGAGACCGAGCTCACCCCGGAAGAGCGCTTGCTGCGCGCAATCTTCGGTGAGAAGGCCCGCGAAGTTCGCGATACCTCCATGAAGGTGCCTCACGGTGAGACCGGCAAGGTCATCGGCGTGCGTCACTTCTCCCGCGAGGACGACGACGATCTGGCTCCTGGCGTCAACGAGATGATCCGTATCTACGTTGCTCAGAAGCGTAAGATCCAGGACGGCGATAAGCTCGCTGGCCGCCACGGTAACAAGGGTGTTGTCGGTAAAATTTTGCCTCAGGAAGATATGCCATTCCTTCCAGACGGCACTCCTGTTGACATCATCTTGAACACCCACGGTGTTCCACGTCGTATGAACATTGGTCAGGTTCTTGAGACCCACCTTGGCTGGCTGGCATCTGCTGGTTGGTCCGTGGATCCTGAAGATCCTGAGAACGCTGAGCTCGTCAAGACTCTGCCTGCAGACCTCCTCGAGGTTCCTGCTGGTTCCTTGACTGCAACTCCTGTGTTCGACGGTGCGTCAAACGAAGAGCTCGCAGGCCTGCTCGCTAATTCACGTCCAAACCGCGACGGCGACGTCATGGTTAACGCGGATGGTAAAGCAACGCTTATCGACGGTCGCTCCGGTGAGCCTTACCCGTACCCGGTTTCCATCGGCTACATGTACATGCTGAAGCTGCACCACCTCGTTGACGAGAAGATCCACGCACGTTCCACTGGTCCTTACTCCATGATTACCCAGCAGCCACTGGGTGGTAAAGCACAGTTCGGTGGACAGCGTTTCGGCGAAATGGAGGTGTGGGCAATGCAGGCATACGGCGCTGCCTACACACTTCAGGAGCTGCTGACCATCAAGTCTGATGACGTGGTTGGCCGTGTCAAGGTCTACGAAGCAATTGTGAAGGGCGAGAACATCCCGGATCCAGGTATTCCTGAGTCCTTCAAGGTTCTCCTCAAGGAGCTCCAGTCCTTGTGCCTGAACGTGGAGGTTCTCTCCGCAGACGGCACTCCAATGGAGCTCGCGGGTGACGACGACGACTTCGATCAGGCAGGCGCCTCACTTGGCATCAACCTGTCCCGTGACGAGCGTTCCGACGCCGACACCGCATAG